A genomic segment from Candidatus Hydrogenedentota bacterium encodes:
- a CDS encoding ABC transporter ATP-binding protein has translation MMVHPLVELSQVDKTFQTRHFLHLDEETRQRRLYARRTVHAARNISFAIQPGEVFGLLGPNGAGKTTAVKMISGLVRPDRGVVYVDRLDVERHRGKVLRQIGVVLEGTRTSIWPLTPLENLAYYGNLKGVRGAELKERSHRLLDFIGLREKKNVQVRRLSRGEKQKLAICISLIADPRIILLDEPTTGLDVQSSRAIKDRVVQMTRELGKCVLVTTHDMAVAQELCDRIGIINKGQLVTCRPTAELLDLFSEQVFAFRVDRVPGADAFADIPGVTAAVAEDGEDGPTLAVTLVRETAGRSEALYEVMARLRRGGYQLRSIHQQQQTLENVFLQLTSERPDATALLTGERP, from the coding sequence ATGATGGTGCATCCGCTCGTTGAATTGAGTCAGGTCGACAAGACCTTTCAGACGCGCCATTTCCTGCATTTGGACGAGGAAACGCGGCAGCGCCGGCTCTATGCGCGGCGCACGGTGCACGCGGCGCGCAATATCAGCTTTGCGATCCAGCCGGGAGAGGTTTTCGGCCTGCTCGGGCCGAACGGGGCGGGCAAGACGACGGCGGTCAAGATGATTTCCGGCCTGGTGCGGCCGGACCGGGGCGTCGTCTACGTGGACCGGCTTGATGTCGAGCGGCATCGCGGCAAGGTGCTGCGCCAGATCGGCGTCGTGCTCGAGGGCACGCGCACCAGCATCTGGCCGCTTACCCCGCTTGAGAATCTGGCGTACTATGGCAATTTGAAGGGCGTGCGCGGGGCCGAATTGAAGGAGCGTTCGCACCGGCTTCTCGATTTCATCGGCCTGCGCGAAAAGAAGAATGTCCAGGTGCGCCGGCTGTCGCGCGGCGAGAAGCAGAAGCTCGCCATATGTATCTCGCTCATCGCCGACCCGCGCATTATTCTGCTCGATGAACCGACCACGGGCCTGGACGTGCAGAGCAGCCGCGCGATTAAGGACCGCGTCGTGCAAATGACGCGCGAGCTTGGCAAATGTGTGCTCGTGACCACGCACGACATGGCCGTGGCGCAGGAACTGTGCGACCGTATCGGCATCATCAACAAAGGGCAATTGGTCACGTGCCGGCCCACGGCGGAATTGCTGGACTTGTTCTCGGAGCAGGTATTCGCGTTCCGGGTCGACCGCGTTCCCGGTGCGGACGCGTTCGCGGATATCCCGGGCGTCACTGCCGCCGTCGCGGAAGACGGGGAAGACGGCCCCACGCTCGCCGTGACCCTGGTGCGCGAGACGGCCGGGCGTTCCGAAGCGCTCTATGAGGTGATGGCGCGGCTGCGCCGGGGCGGCTATCAATTGCGGTCGATTCATCAGCAACAGCAGACGCTCGAGAACGTCTTCCTGCAATTGACCTCGGAACGTCCCGATGCGACAGCGTTATTGACTGGAGAACGTCCGTGA
- a CDS encoding CPBP family intramembrane metalloprotease, producing MKPIFWVLLFLYTGASVWRHARARDVAPRPDQWRWVGLQTPLLAAALWLAFERGVLSRGLFSPLGIAGGLAAGYLAHAVSLFVTNASTDVRGLLRSLRLYFLRGSRRGAFFAGRPGPMFALLHNSIVEEIIFRAVAQPLLIAATGLSAVSICMVAFLFAVGHEHAVRRPRIESFEFLAYSVLLGALYHWTGSLILVIVVHTVRNFELQYQQHLLRVGALRQRRRAVVFRARRRGRSVRRWSAMTNRRTLRCLA from the coding sequence GTGAAGCCGATCTTCTGGGTTCTGCTGTTCCTGTACACGGGCGCGTCGGTATGGCGGCACGCCCGCGCGCGCGATGTGGCCCCGCGCCCGGATCAGTGGCGCTGGGTTGGCCTGCAGACGCCTTTGCTGGCGGCGGCACTGTGGCTTGCTTTCGAGCGGGGCGTTCTCTCCCGCGGTCTGTTTTCCCCGCTGGGCATTGCGGGCGGCCTTGCGGCGGGATACCTGGCGCATGCCGTTTCGTTATTCGTGACCAACGCCTCGACGGACGTGCGGGGCCTTTTGCGCAGCCTGCGCCTCTATTTTCTGCGCGGCTCGCGGCGCGGCGCGTTTTTTGCCGGCCGGCCCGGCCCGATGTTCGCCCTGCTGCACAACAGCATCGTCGAAGAAATCATCTTCCGTGCGGTGGCGCAGCCCCTGCTTATTGCCGCGACCGGTCTCAGCGCCGTGTCGATATGCATGGTCGCATTCCTGTTCGCGGTCGGTCACGAGCACGCGGTGCGGCGCCCCCGTATCGAGTCGTTCGAGTTTCTGGCCTATTCGGTCCTGCTCGGCGCGCTCTACCACTGGACCGGCAGCCTGATTCTCGTTATCGTTGTGCATACGGTCCGCAATTTCGAGCTTCAGTATCAGCAGCACCTGCTTCGCGTCGGAGCTCTGCGGCAGCGCAGGCGCGCCGTCGTGTTCAGGGCGCGCCGGCGGGGCCGGAGCGTGCGGCGCTGGAGCGCGATGACGAACCGGCGTACCCTGAGGTGTTTGGCGTAA
- a CDS encoding ABC transporter permease, which produces MRGFFLILKAEIVRSWIITRRYWFRTLTGIIVGYGMLMGLIIGFMSRGGADSQAVPGGPPPTAVTQQAPPGQAPPDGAVERDGKPASGPGIASGLVSDPNKATSYVLGFIIGLFAFGIVGLFTQGLQGMAQMGVLEQLCLSPYGLVTNFLARSVVGGVNSIVSSGIMLWLITWSLQGSLHWDWVAAPVLLALTFINLLGFGFMVGGLVLVFKQTGQLAIIVRLVLFGLALFADERLLHGNWLMTAFLHVLPVTDAAICLKYVFIEGGGRSVFLPEAPYCFYFLLLNCVFWTSVGIACFKIMENHSRHKGTLGAY; this is translated from the coding sequence GTGAGGGGTTTCTTTCTTATCCTGAAGGCGGAGATCGTCCGGTCGTGGATTATTACGCGGCGTTACTGGTTCCGCACCTTGACGGGCATCATCGTCGGGTACGGCATGCTGATGGGTCTGATCATCGGGTTCATGTCGCGTGGCGGCGCGGATTCGCAGGCCGTGCCCGGGGGGCCGCCGCCTACAGCGGTCACGCAACAGGCGCCGCCGGGCCAAGCGCCCCCGGACGGCGCCGTCGAGCGTGACGGCAAGCCCGCATCGGGGCCGGGCATCGCTTCGGGCCTGGTTTCCGACCCCAACAAGGCCACGAGCTATGTGCTGGGGTTCATTATTGGGCTGTTCGCGTTTGGCATCGTCGGCCTGTTCACGCAGGGGCTTCAGGGGATGGCGCAGATGGGGGTGCTCGAGCAGTTGTGCCTGAGTCCCTACGGACTCGTGACCAATTTCCTGGCGCGGTCCGTGGTGGGCGGCGTCAACAGCATTGTGTCGTCCGGCATTATGCTTTGGCTGATTACGTGGTCGTTGCAGGGCTCGTTGCACTGGGATTGGGTCGCGGCGCCGGTGCTGCTGGCGCTCACGTTCATCAACCTGCTCGGGTTCGGTTTCATGGTCGGCGGGCTCGTCCTGGTGTTCAAGCAGACCGGCCAATTGGCGATCATCGTCCGGCTCGTGTTGTTCGGTCTCGCGCTGTTTGCCGACGAGCGGCTGCTGCATGGGAATTGGCTCATGACGGCGTTCCTCCACGTGCTTCCCGTGACGGATGCGGCCATCTGCCTCAAATATGTGTTTATCGAGGGCGGGGGGCGGTCGGTTTTTCTTCCCGAAGCCCCTTATTGTTTCTATTTCCTGCTCTTGAATTGCGTTTTCTGGACGTCCGTGGGCATTGCCTGTTTCAAGATCATGGAGAATCACAGCCGCCATAAGGGCACGCTGGGGGCCTATTGA